Proteins co-encoded in one Haloarcula sp. DT43 genomic window:
- the rad50 gene encoding DNA double-strand break repair ATPase Rad50: MKFERVRLSNFKCYDEADLRLDSGVTVIHGLNGSGKSSLLEACFFALYGSKALDETLGDVVTIGADDCTVELWFSHAGGDYHLTRRVRATGAQPTTAKCVLETPEGNYEGARDVRRRVTELLRMDSEAFVNCAYVRQGEVNKLINASPGDRQDMLDDLLQLGKLEEYRERASDARVGVGRVRDDKQGALSQLDAQIREKEEKDLHERLNGLETKESELQGEIEHIEDQKATAEETLTQAESVLEEYEEKREELSALESDIEDLEATITETETERTELKERLSDLQDRRESLQEQLAETVAETELDSSDPEAVAARLAELESRDDDLQSRIEDQRVDAKEHSSTADALAESAADLESRAADEREEADELAAQIESARETIAERREQIRDIDDRIATLEARFEDAPTDRDGAQSYEESVAGDLDDARQRVTELETKLESERETLAEAEALLEEGKCPECGQDVSESPHVDSIEEDRERITELEATLAEAREAVAELEAEHETATELVETADELSTLENNRSNVVQLVEEKENGLDADRERIETLREDAAAHETEAETKRENAAEARERAEECRSVVAECNQERQRVKQSIERLERVEDLLADIDDCDDDIERLRERRSQQAELNDQRRDQLAEKRERKQALAESFDEDRIEEARSEKQRASEYVEQAEAALAEKRERRDELQNSIGGVRNEIEELESLRERREDLETTLERLETLYEETERLQEMYGTLRAELRQRNVETLERMLNRTFDLVYQNDSYSHIELDGQYRLTVYQKDGEPLEPEQLSGGERALFNLSLRCAIYRLLAEGIEGAAPMPPLILDEPTVFLDSGHVTQLLDLVEYMRDEVGVEQILVVSHDEELVGAADDLVRVEKDATTNRSRVEQVVATVAELA; this comes from the coding sequence ATGAAATTCGAACGGGTCAGGCTATCCAATTTCAAGTGCTACGACGAAGCCGACCTGCGGCTGGACAGCGGCGTGACCGTCATCCACGGCCTCAACGGGAGCGGGAAATCGTCTCTCCTCGAAGCCTGCTTCTTCGCGCTGTACGGCTCGAAAGCGCTGGACGAGACCCTCGGCGACGTAGTCACCATCGGGGCCGACGACTGCACCGTCGAGTTGTGGTTCTCTCACGCCGGCGGCGATTACCACCTCACCCGCCGGGTCCGCGCGACCGGGGCGCAACCGACGACGGCCAAGTGCGTGCTGGAAACGCCCGAGGGGAACTACGAGGGGGCACGCGACGTGCGCCGACGCGTTACGGAACTCCTCCGGATGGACAGCGAGGCGTTCGTCAACTGCGCCTACGTCCGACAGGGCGAGGTGAACAAGCTCATCAACGCCTCGCCGGGCGACCGACAGGACATGCTCGACGACCTCCTGCAACTGGGCAAACTGGAGGAGTACCGCGAGCGCGCAAGCGACGCCCGCGTCGGCGTGGGCCGGGTGCGCGACGACAAGCAGGGGGCGCTCTCCCAACTCGACGCCCAGATTCGGGAGAAAGAGGAGAAGGACCTCCACGAGCGCCTGAACGGCCTCGAAACGAAAGAGTCCGAACTACAGGGCGAAATCGAGCACATCGAGGACCAGAAGGCCACCGCCGAAGAGACGCTCACTCAGGCGGAGTCCGTCCTCGAAGAGTACGAGGAGAAACGCGAGGAACTGTCGGCGCTGGAATCCGACATCGAGGACCTTGAGGCGACGATTACCGAGACCGAGACGGAGCGAACCGAACTCAAAGAGCGTCTCAGCGACCTGCAGGACAGACGGGAATCGCTTCAGGAGCAACTCGCGGAGACGGTAGCCGAGACCGAACTCGACAGTTCCGACCCGGAGGCCGTCGCGGCGCGGCTGGCGGAACTGGAGTCGCGCGACGACGACCTGCAGAGCCGAATCGAGGACCAGCGCGTCGACGCGAAAGAACACAGCAGCACCGCCGACGCGCTCGCCGAGAGCGCCGCCGACCTCGAATCGCGGGCCGCGGACGAGCGCGAGGAGGCCGACGAACTGGCGGCCCAAATCGAATCCGCGCGGGAGACCATCGCCGAGCGCCGGGAGCAGATACGGGACATCGACGACCGCATCGCTACCCTCGAAGCCAGGTTCGAGGACGCGCCGACCGACCGAGACGGGGCACAGTCGTACGAAGAGTCCGTCGCCGGCGACCTTGACGACGCCCGACAGCGGGTGACCGAACTGGAGACGAAACTGGAGAGCGAGCGCGAGACGCTCGCGGAGGCCGAGGCGCTGCTGGAGGAAGGCAAGTGCCCCGAGTGTGGCCAGGACGTGAGCGAGTCGCCACACGTCGACTCCATTGAGGAAGACCGCGAGCGGATTACGGAACTGGAGGCGACGCTCGCCGAGGCCCGCGAGGCGGTCGCGGAACTGGAAGCGGAACACGAGACGGCGACGGAGTTAGTCGAGACGGCGGACGAGCTATCGACCCTGGAGAACAACCGCTCGAACGTCGTCCAACTGGTCGAGGAGAAAGAGAACGGGCTGGACGCGGACCGGGAGCGCATCGAGACGCTTCGCGAGGACGCGGCGGCACACGAGACGGAGGCGGAGACGAAACGTGAGAACGCCGCCGAAGCCCGGGAACGAGCCGAAGAGTGCCGTTCGGTCGTCGCCGAGTGCAACCAGGAGCGCCAGCGGGTCAAGCAGTCCATCGAACGGCTGGAGCGCGTCGAGGACCTGCTCGCCGACATCGACGACTGCGACGACGACATCGAGCGCCTGCGCGAGCGGCGCAGTCAGCAGGCCGAACTGAACGACCAGCGCCGCGACCAGCTAGCGGAGAAACGCGAGCGCAAGCAGGCGCTCGCGGAGTCGTTCGACGAGGACCGCATCGAAGAGGCCCGAAGCGAGAAACAGCGGGCGAGCGAGTACGTCGAGCAGGCCGAGGCGGCGCTGGCGGAGAAACGCGAGCGACGCGACGAACTACAAAACTCCATCGGCGGCGTCAGGAACGAAATCGAGGAGCTGGAGTCGCTGCGGGAGCGTCGCGAGGACCTCGAAACGACCCTGGAGCGACTCGAAACGCTGTACGAGGAGACCGAGCGGCTCCAGGAGATGTACGGCACGCTCCGGGCGGAACTGCGCCAGCGCAACGTCGAGACGCTCGAACGGATGCTCAACCGGACGTTCGACCTGGTGTACCAGAACGATTCGTACTCCCACATCGAACTCGACGGGCAGTACCGTCTCACGGTGTACCAGAAGGACGGCGAGCCGCTGGAGCCCGAACAGCTCTCCGGCGGGGAGCGGGCGCTGTTCAACCTCAGCCTGCGGTGTGCCATCTACCGCCTGCTCGCGGAGGGCATCGAGGGTGCCGCGCCGATGCCGCCGCTCATCCTCGACGAGCCGACGGTGTTCCTGGACTCGGGTCACGTCACGCAACTGCTCGATCTCGTCGAGTACATGCGCGACGAGGTCGGCGTCGAGCAGATTCTCGTGGTCAGCCACGACGAGGAACTGGTCGGTGCGGCCGACGACCTCGTCCGTGTCGAGAAGGACGCCACGACCAACCGCTCGCGGGTCGAACAGGTCGTGGCGACGGTGGCGGAACTGGCCTGA
- a CDS encoding DUF7346 family protein has product MRTVRDDDGTRYVLLKESADASLVRNPETGEQRHVPNADLEPVEGESPLATAATAVPDAARRVLTATHDDRSLGLLVELDDRGPLSVQELLSAYDLCESDLHGLLAEFRAAGLIAEATVHGQRGYETTETTSDGLARLRD; this is encoded by the coding sequence ATGCGTACTGTGCGGGACGACGACGGCACGCGCTACGTACTGCTGAAGGAGTCCGCCGACGCGAGCCTCGTCCGGAACCCCGAAACCGGCGAGCAGCGACACGTCCCGAACGCCGACCTCGAACCCGTCGAGGGCGAGTCGCCGCTTGCCACGGCCGCGACGGCCGTGCCCGACGCCGCGCGCCGCGTCCTCACGGCGACCCACGACGACCGGTCCCTGGGTCTGCTCGTCGAACTCGACGACCGCGGCCCGCTCTCGGTGCAGGAACTGCTCTCCGCGTACGACCTCTGTGAGAGCGACCTGCACGGGCTGTTGGCGGAGTTCCGCGCCGCCGGCCTCATCGCCGAAGCGACGGTCCACGGCCAGCGGGGCTACGAGACGACCGAGACGACGAGCGACGGACTGGCCCGCCTCCGCGACTGA
- a CDS encoding DUF7322 domain-containing protein codes for MDIPDEDDPNERSGVLSEKSEYEPEEFDPESLGPDAPSPSGGDYNSDATGLFVRLVIVFNVALLALSLGPMLAYFEGRVDLGVRIFLVGVIAFGYGTFRYVQFERERKSDDEDGTGATEAGADGAEPGDHNG; via the coding sequence ATGGACATCCCCGACGAGGACGACCCGAACGAGCGCAGCGGCGTCCTCTCGGAGAAAAGCGAGTACGAGCCAGAGGAGTTCGACCCGGAGAGCCTCGGGCCGGACGCGCCGTCCCCGTCCGGCGGCGACTACAACAGCGACGCCACGGGGCTGTTCGTCAGGCTCGTCATCGTCTTCAACGTCGCGCTGCTCGCCCTCTCGCTCGGGCCGATGCTGGCGTACTTCGAGGGGCGAGTCGACCTCGGGGTTCGTATCTTCCTCGTCGGCGTCATCGCGTTCGGCTACGGGACGTTCCGGTACGTCCAGTTCGAGCGAGAGCGGAAATCCGACGACGAGGACGGGACCGGGGCGACGGAGGCCGGTGCCGACGGCGCGGAGCCGGGCGACCACAACGGCTAA
- a CDS encoding DUF7331 family protein: MSHHASPHGEADRSEELRSEPALPDAIQTTETYETEEGTVFYDAENPLAWLQTDTALTLQEIA; the protein is encoded by the coding sequence ATGTCGCACCACGCATCCCCCCACGGCGAGGCGGATAGGTCCGAAGAACTGCGGTCGGAGCCGGCGCTCCCGGACGCCATCCAGACGACCGAGACCTACGAGACCGAGGAGGGGACAGTGTTCTACGACGCGGAGAACCCCCTCGCGTGGTTGCAGACCGATACGGCGCTGACCCTACAGGAGATCGCCTGA
- a CDS encoding DNA-directed DNA polymerase, which yields MSDGTQGTLGDFAQDAEADRPVADEAAAIAGNGNGGTSVVDIDERQFPPVEETVEFVVTQVDYTIEGQGDDEFPVVHVFGRTDDNEPVHARVFDFKPYFYAPTDSVTEDELRQYDSITGWEAVDEDGEPYESIRGERLTKIFGRTPRDVGQIRDEFDHYEADILFPNRLLIDKDITSGVRVPARELDDGSLKVHHEEVTPTEVTADLRVNTFDIEVDDRQGFPEDGEEPIICLTSHDSYRDEYVVWLYESPDGIDGPEALAGYDPIREAFEADVRVFAEEEAMLEAFVDYVVDTDPDVLTGWNFDDFDAPYFLDRLEALQSYDHDYDLSVDRLSRVDEVWRSGWGGPDIKGRVVFDLLYAYKRTQFTELESYRLDAVGEQELGVGKERYTGDIGDLWEQDPEQLLEYNLRDVELCVELDREQDIVDFWDEVRTFVGCKLEDATTPGDAVDMYVLHKLYGEYALPSKGQQASEDYEGGAVFDPITGVRENVTVLDLKSLYPMCMVTTNASPETKVDPDAYDGDTYRAPNGTHFRKEPDGVIREMVDELLSEREEKKALRNDYSPDNPEYERYDRQQAAVKVIMNSLYGVLGWDRFRLYDKEMGAAVTATGREVIDYTDEVVETEGYEVVYGDTDSVMLQVGDIGPDDVEGDVAVTDEMREKHPEMSDDELELIAATIAKGFELEETINASYDEFATERLNADEHRFEIEFEKLYRRFFQAGKKKRYAGNIVWKEGKHVDDIDITGFEYQRSDIAPITKRVQKEVIDRIVRGEDAESVKQYVSDVIEDYQDGNVDYDDVGIPGGIGKKLDNYDTDTAQVRGAKYANMLLGTNFQSGSKPKRLYLDRVHSDFFQRIEEEEGLDPQRDPLYGEFRRDPDVICFEYADQIPAEFEVDWDKMLDKTLKGPIARILEALDISWEEVKSGQEQTGLGSFM from the coding sequence ATGAGTGACGGGACCCAGGGCACGCTGGGGGACTTCGCGCAGGACGCCGAGGCGGACCGCCCGGTCGCCGACGAGGCGGCAGCCATCGCCGGCAATGGGAACGGCGGGACGAGCGTCGTCGACATCGACGAGCGTCAGTTCCCGCCCGTGGAAGAGACCGTCGAATTCGTCGTCACGCAGGTCGATTACACCATCGAGGGCCAGGGCGACGACGAGTTCCCGGTCGTCCACGTCTTCGGGCGCACCGACGACAACGAGCCAGTCCACGCGCGCGTCTTCGATTTCAAGCCCTACTTCTACGCGCCGACCGACAGCGTCACCGAGGACGAACTCCGGCAGTACGACAGCATCACCGGGTGGGAGGCGGTCGACGAGGACGGCGAGCCCTACGAGTCGATTCGCGGCGAGCGCCTGACGAAGATATTCGGGCGGACGCCACGCGACGTGGGGCAAATACGCGACGAATTCGACCACTACGAGGCGGACATCCTCTTCCCCAACCGCCTGCTCATCGACAAGGACATCACCAGCGGCGTGCGCGTGCCCGCCCGCGAACTCGACGACGGGAGCCTGAAGGTCCACCACGAGGAAGTCACGCCGACCGAGGTCACCGCTGACCTGCGGGTGAACACCTTCGACATCGAGGTCGACGACCGCCAGGGCTTCCCCGAGGACGGCGAGGAGCCGATAATCTGTCTCACGTCCCACGACTCCTACCGCGACGAGTACGTCGTCTGGCTGTACGAGTCCCCCGACGGCATCGACGGGCCCGAGGCGCTGGCCGGCTACGACCCGATTCGAGAGGCCTTCGAGGCCGACGTGCGCGTCTTCGCGGAGGAAGAAGCCATGCTGGAGGCGTTCGTCGACTACGTCGTCGACACCGACCCGGACGTGCTCACGGGGTGGAACTTCGACGACTTCGACGCGCCGTACTTCCTGGACCGCCTGGAGGCACTCCAGAGCTACGACCACGATTACGACCTGTCCGTCGACCGCCTCTCGCGGGTCGACGAGGTCTGGCGCTCGGGCTGGGGCGGCCCGGACATCAAGGGTCGGGTCGTCTTCGACCTCCTCTATGCCTACAAGCGCACGCAGTTCACCGAACTCGAATCCTACCGGCTCGACGCCGTCGGCGAGCAGGAACTCGGCGTCGGCAAGGAGCGCTACACCGGCGATATCGGCGACCTCTGGGAGCAAGACCCCGAGCAGTTGCTGGAGTACAATCTCCGGGACGTGGAGCTGTGTGTCGAACTCGACCGCGAGCAGGACATCGTCGACTTCTGGGACGAGGTCCGCACCTTCGTCGGCTGCAAGCTCGAAGACGCGACGACGCCCGGCGACGCCGTCGACATGTACGTGCTGCACAAACTGTACGGCGAGTACGCGCTGCCTTCGAAAGGACAGCAGGCCAGCGAGGACTACGAGGGCGGGGCTGTCTTCGACCCGATCACGGGCGTTCGCGAGAACGTCACCGTACTGGACCTGAAGTCGCTGTATCCGATGTGCATGGTGACGACGAACGCCAGCCCGGAGACGAAGGTCGACCCCGATGCCTACGACGGCGACACCTACCGCGCGCCCAACGGCACCCACTTCCGGAAGGAACCGGACGGCGTCATCCGGGAGATGGTCGACGAACTCTTATCAGAGCGCGAAGAAAAGAAGGCGCTCCGAAATGACTATTCGCCGGATAATCCGGAGTACGAGCGCTATGACCGGCAGCAAGCGGCGGTGAAGGTGATAATGAATTCGTTATATGGGGTCCTGGGATGGGACCGCTTTCGCCTCTACGACAAGGAGATGGGCGCGGCCGTCACCGCCACCGGCCGCGAGGTCATCGACTACACCGACGAAGTCGTCGAAACCGAAGGGTACGAGGTCGTATATGGAGACACCGACTCCGTCATGCTCCAGGTCGGCGACATCGGCCCAGACGATGTCGAGGGCGACGTGGCGGTCACCGACGAGATGCGCGAGAAACATCCCGAGATGAGCGACGACGAACTCGAACTCATCGCCGCGACCATCGCGAAGGGATTCGAACTGGAAGAGACCATCAACGCCTCCTACGACGAGTTTGCCACCGAGCGACTCAACGCCGACGAGCACCGCTTCGAAATCGAGTTCGAGAAGCTCTACCGCCGGTTCTTCCAGGCGGGCAAGAAGAAGCGCTACGCGGGCAACATCGTCTGGAAGGAGGGCAAACACGTCGACGACATCGACATCACGGGCTTCGAGTATCAGCGCTCGGACATCGCGCCCATCACCAAACGGGTCCAGAAGGAGGTCATCGACCGCATCGTCCGCGGCGAGGACGCCGAGTCCGTCAAGCAGTACGTCAGCGACGTCATCGAGGACTACCAGGACGGGAACGTCGACTACGACGACGTGGGTATCCCCGGCGGCATCGGCAAGAAACTGGACAACTACGACACAGACACCGCGCAGGTCCGCGGCGCGAAGTACGCGAACATGCTGCTGGGGACCAACTTCCAGAGCGGGTCGAAGCCAAAGCGCCTCTATCTCGACCGGGTCCACTCCGACTTCTTCCAACGCATCGAGGAAGAGGAAGGGCTGGACCCCCAGCGGGACCCGCTGTACGGCGAGTTCCGCCGGGACCCCGACGTAATCTGTTTCGAGTACGCCGACCAGATTCCGGCGGAGTTCGAGGTCGACTGGGACAAGATGCTCGACAAGACGCTCAAAGGGCCGATTGCCCGTATCCTCGAAGCGCTGGACATCTCCTGGGAGGAGGTCAAATCCGGCCAGGAGCAGACCGGTCTCGGGAGCTTCATGTAA
- a CDS encoding ABC transporter ATP-binding protein, translated as MATLEINNLHAEVAEEDGETILRGVDLEVESGEIHALMGPNGSGKSTTAKIIAGHPAYEVTDGEVLIHLEEDEFGDEEIPEDLRTWNLLDLEPNERAALGIFLGFQYPAEIEGVTMVNFLRTALNAKLEEREELFEDDDEEDEADAEGGDTNEDAAGYDTSPMEGNVEEGEIGVAEFQEILQEKMEQLDMDEKFASRYLNAGFSGGEKKQNEVLQAAILEPSIAVLDEIDSGLDIDRLQDVSNGINALRDEQGAGILQITHYQRILDYVEPDHVHVMLDGQIATSGGAELAEKLEDEGYDWVREEAYEAA; from the coding sequence ATGGCTACACTCGAAATCAACAATCTCCACGCAGAAGTCGCAGAAGAGGACGGTGAGACGATTCTCCGCGGTGTCGACCTGGAAGTCGAATCCGGCGAGATTCACGCGCTGATGGGCCCCAACGGCTCGGGGAAGTCGACGACGGCGAAGATTATCGCCGGCCACCCGGCCTACGAGGTAACCGACGGCGAAGTGCTCATCCACCTCGAGGAAGACGAGTTCGGTGACGAGGAAATCCCGGAGGACCTCCGAACCTGGAACCTGCTCGACCTGGAACCGAACGAGCGCGCCGCGCTCGGCATCTTCCTCGGCTTCCAGTACCCGGCCGAAATCGAGGGCGTCACGATGGTGAACTTCCTGCGGACCGCGCTCAACGCCAAGCTCGAAGAGCGCGAGGAACTCTTCGAGGACGACGACGAGGAAGACGAAGCCGACGCAGAGGGCGGCGACACCAACGAGGACGCCGCCGGCTACGACACCTCCCCGATGGAAGGCAACGTCGAAGAGGGCGAAATCGGCGTCGCCGAGTTCCAGGAAATCCTCCAGGAGAAGATGGAGCAACTGGACATGGACGAGAAGTTCGCGTCCCGGTATCTCAACGCCGGCTTCTCCGGCGGCGAGAAGAAGCAAAACGAGGTGCTCCAGGCCGCCATCCTCGAACCGTCCATCGCCGTGCTCGACGAAATCGACTCCGGGCTGGACATCGACCGGCTGCAGGACGTCTCCAACGGCATCAACGCGCTCCGTGACGAGCAGGGCGCGGGCATCCTCCAGATTACCCACTACCAGCGCATCCTCGACTACGTCGAACCCGACCACGTCCACGTGATGCTCGACGGCCAGATAGCCACCTCCGGCGGCGCGGAACTCGCCGAGAAGCTCGAAGACGAGGGGTACGACTGGGTCCGAGAGGAAGCCTACGAGGCCGCGTAA